Proteins co-encoded in one Caldisalinibacter kiritimatiensis genomic window:
- a CDS encoding fructose-6-phosphate aldolase — translation MLYILDTANINEIKRVLDMYPLDGITTNPTIISKERRDFKELLSEIRNAIGERMLHVQTLGTEAQDIVKEGEYLTKLLGRNTYIKVPVIPEGIKAMKILKAKGINITATAVFTPQQALVAAKSGADFVAPYVNRLDNISGDGVRVVLGIIELFNKFNVSTKVIAASFKNVQQVHKVSLAGAHAVTISPDIYDNLVKFPLTEASVEKFIKDWESVYGKGKLTVDT, via the coding sequence GTGCTTTATATACTTGATACTGCCAATATTAATGAAATTAAAAGGGTGCTAGATATGTATCCATTAGATGGTATTACAACTAATCCAACTATTATTTCTAAAGAAAGACGAGACTTTAAAGAGCTATTATCAGAAATCAGAAACGCAATAGGAGAAAGGATGCTTCATGTACAAACATTGGGAACAGAGGCTCAGGACATTGTAAAGGAAGGAGAATACCTTACAAAGCTTCTTGGAAGAAACACTTATATAAAAGTTCCTGTAATACCAGAAGGAATAAAAGCTATGAAGATATTAAAAGCAAAAGGTATAAACATAACTGCAACTGCGGTATTTACTCCACAACAAGCATTAGTAGCTGCAAAATCTGGAGCTGATTTTGTTGCACCTTATGTAAATAGATTAGATAACATATCAGGAGATGGGGTAAGAGTTGTATTAGGGATTATTGAATTATTTAATAAATTTAATGTTAGTACAAAGGTTATTGCAGCAAGTTTTAAAAACGTTCAGCAAGTACATAAAGTCAGTCTTGCTGGAGCTCATGCTGTGACTATTAGTCCTGATATATATGATAATTTAGTAAAGTTTCCTTTGACTGAAGCTAGCGTTGAAAAATTCATCAAAGATTGGGAATCAGTTTATGGAAAAGGAAAATTAACAGTAGATACATAA
- a CDS encoding PTS sugar transporter subunit IIB, with amino-acid sequence MYKILVCCGSGLGSSFMIEMNIKKILKELNVENVEVDHADLSSASGSNADIYVGTRDIAANLEALGDTVSLNSMIDMNELKEKLTAKLKEKEII; translated from the coding sequence ATGTATAAAATACTTGTTTGCTGCGGTTCAGGATTAGGAAGCAGTTTTATGATAGAAATGAATATTAAAAAAATCCTAAAAGAGTTAAACGTTGAAAACGTAGAAGTAGATCATGCTGATTTATCTAGTGCTTCTGGTTCAAATGCTGATATCTATGTTGGCACTAGAGATATAGCTGCTAATTTAGAAGCACTAGGCGACACTGTATCATTAAATAGTATGATTGACATGAATGAATTGAAAGAAAAGCTTACAGCAAAGTTAAAAGAAAAAGAAATCATATAG
- a CDS encoding BglG family transcription antiterminator gives MELKSIRDDDMQLNKRCIGILQHLIQSYDFVKTQELAEKYKVTPRTIRYDLDKIERFLVKNGFDYFERHHINGIKLKRQEGLEDFINTFISTETPYKYVYSKSERSTIMILELLQANKPLKIGFFEKKLYVSRNTVLKELDNVEKWLKKRKLSLIRKPRIGLLIEGSELDKRKAIIECTSENISLEEIYGYINRKIAVSKINNIQFDLLFSEIDIDFLNNLINYAEHKLNKKFSDDGYGNLITHVAIMIKRLQLNKEIYIPNINVEGIEGSREYQVSKEIISKIEDKFNIKVPKVELDYIALHLLGAKSLKDSELEENELSGIVEKMIEEIEGIYKVSFEDRNKIIDDLIVHFRPMIYRVKFGLHQKNPLHNKIISKYRELFLNTKLVARHLEDYLGSSINEHEISYIALHFGAALENAVDNKIKNVRVIVVCGTGIGTAKMVASKLIREFNVEIVDTISSREISKIEEKEFDLIISTVDIPEYVQKDYVKISPLFLKKDYKKLKDYLQMKYEVKSNYDYILVDKLMKVIEKYCDIKDRGLLEYEIMYELKENQKSFLNERRTYMLNDLLTREVIELNVEAREWKEAIKKGADLLSKKGYITDEYVNAIYNNFKEVGPYMVVAPGIVLAHARPEDGVNRLCMSLITLSSPVRFGHETNDPVKMIVTFAAVDNKSHLKALSQLMELFMNTNDLNQVMNATNKEEVLSVINKYSHK, from the coding sequence ATGGAACTTAAATCTATAAGGGATGATGATATGCAGTTAAATAAGAGATGCATAGGTATTCTTCAACATTTAATACAAAGCTATGATTTTGTAAAAACACAGGAATTAGCAGAGAAATACAAGGTTACACCTAGAACTATAAGATATGACTTAGATAAAATTGAAAGATTCTTAGTTAAAAATGGGTTTGATTATTTTGAAAGGCATCATATTAATGGAATTAAGCTAAAAAGACAAGAAGGCTTAGAAGACTTTATCAACACTTTTATAAGTACAGAAACTCCATATAAATATGTGTACTCAAAGAGTGAAAGAAGTACAATTATGATATTAGAATTGTTACAAGCAAATAAACCTTTAAAAATAGGATTTTTTGAAAAGAAGCTTTATGTATCAAGAAATACAGTATTAAAAGAGCTTGATAATGTTGAAAAGTGGCTTAAAAAGAGAAAACTTAGTCTGATAAGAAAGCCAAGGATAGGATTATTAATTGAAGGTAGTGAACTGGATAAGCGAAAGGCAATTATCGAATGTACTTCTGAAAATATTTCTTTAGAAGAAATATATGGATATATCAATAGAAAAATTGCTGTATCTAAGATTAATAATATTCAATTTGATTTGTTATTTTCAGAAATAGATATAGATTTTTTAAATAATTTAATAAATTATGCTGAGCATAAACTAAATAAAAAATTTAGTGATGATGGATATGGAAACTTAATTACCCATGTAGCCATAATGATAAAAAGATTACAGTTAAATAAGGAAATTTATATACCTAATATCAATGTTGAAGGGATAGAAGGGTCTAGAGAATATCAAGTATCTAAAGAGATTATTAGTAAAATTGAGGATAAGTTTAATATAAAAGTTCCAAAAGTAGAACTGGATTATATAGCTTTGCATTTATTGGGGGCTAAATCTTTAAAAGATAGTGAATTAGAAGAAAATGAACTAAGCGGTATTGTTGAAAAAATGATTGAAGAAATAGAAGGCATATATAAAGTATCCTTTGAAGATAGAAATAAAATTATAGATGATTTAATTGTACATTTTAGACCTATGATATATAGAGTAAAATTTGGATTACATCAAAAAAATCCATTACATAATAAAATTATTTCAAAATATAGGGAACTGTTTTTAAATACTAAGTTAGTAGCAAGGCATTTAGAGGATTATTTAGGTTCAAGTATAAACGAACATGAAATATCATATATAGCTTTACATTTTGGAGCAGCACTTGAAAATGCAGTTGATAACAAAATTAAAAATGTAAGGGTTATAGTGGTGTGTGGAACAGGAATTGGAACAGCAAAGATGGTAGCATCTAAACTTATCAGGGAATTCAATGTAGAGATAGTTGACACTATATCAAGTAGAGAGATTAGTAAGATAGAAGAGAAAGAATTTGACTTAATAATAAGTACAGTTGATATACCTGAATATGTACAAAAAGACTATGTGAAAATTAGTCCTTTATTCTTGAAAAAAGATTATAAAAAACTAAAAGATTATTTACAAATGAAATATGAAGTGAAATCAAATTATGATTATATTTTAGTTGACAAATTGATGAAGGTAATTGAAAAATATTGTGATATAAAGGATAGAGGGCTATTGGAATATGAAATTATGTATGAATTAAAGGAAAATCAAAAGAGCTTTCTTAATGAGAGGAGGACATATATGTTAAATGACCTGTTAACAAGAGAAGTAATAGAATTAAATGTTGAAGCTAGAGAATGGAAAGAGGCAATAAAGAAGGGAGCAGATTTATTATCTAAAAAAGGTTATATAACCGATGAATATGTTAATGCAATCTATAATAACTTTAAGGAAGTTGGACCTTATATGGTAGTTGCACCTGGGATTGTTTTAGCCCATGCTAGACCAGAGGATGGTGTAAATAGATTATGTATGAGTTTAATTACATTAAGTAGTCCAGTAAGATTTGGTCATGAAACAAATGATCCTGTTAAGATGATAGTAACATTTGCTGCTGTAGATAATAAAAGTCACTTAAAAGCTTTATCTCAGCTTATGGAGTTATTTATGAATACTAATGACTTAAATCAAGTTATGAACGCTACTAATAAAGAAGAGGTACTATCAGTAATAAATAAATATTCACATAAATAA
- a CDS encoding ATP-dependent helicase — MIKIDLLHKLKEKKNLQLSYEQLKIVNNIDGPALTLATAGSGKTTTICCRVGNLVTRKITKPERILVLSFSNASVNDIRKRFESLFTSIIHLNEMKKIKFSTIHSFANSALRYYFNKMDNIPSIIDEKEQNSLISQIFYEINKRRPRPSEKKEILSLISYININKIKNNINISSYNLISSFGLIYKRYEQIKREQNKIDFTDMLFMCYTLLKEYKPLQNTFENKYDYILVDEAQDMSLIQYEIIKLMTSKHENLMLVADDDQSIYGFRGSNPEILKTFLSDYKNAETMYLSKNYRCTKTIVNVAKQFIEKNPNRFKKDIKPYNNKESELIIKHFKEEKNQNMFIANEIKRKYSNELQDTAILFRDSLSAIQLIYYLNKYDIPFYCNISEIKFFRHFIKNDIMAVILLAYDRTNIESLYEIYNKINLPFKDKDIKKVFDQKYKTEDTFRAFERLNAYYNKEQKNAMKNLEYQLNELSKLNPNEAIDYFLNNMNYKDYLANLSNKSGYANSIYARYIDLMRFLTKNEPSIRTFLYKIGNLQINVKNSKENKNKQAVTLSTLHSAKGLEFKNTFIISANKNIIPSIPSLTQSKNPQYNALDEERRLMYVGLTRAKENLYILSYKQPSRYITELKDIINNIKNN; from the coding sequence GTGATTAAGATAGACTTATTACATAAGTTAAAAGAAAAAAAGAATTTACAGTTGAGTTATGAACAGCTAAAAATAGTAAATAATATTGATGGGCCAGCTTTAACTTTAGCAACAGCTGGTAGTGGAAAAACAACTACCATTTGTTGTAGAGTTGGAAATCTAGTCACTAGAAAAATAACTAAACCTGAAAGAATTTTAGTATTATCATTTTCAAATGCTTCTGTTAATGACATAAGAAAAAGATTTGAAAGCCTATTTACTAGCATAATCCATCTTAATGAAATGAAAAAAATAAAATTTTCTACTATACATTCATTTGCCAATTCAGCATTAAGATATTATTTTAATAAGATGGATAATATACCTTCTATTATTGATGAGAAAGAACAAAATTCGTTGATATCGCAAATATTTTATGAAATAAACAAAAGAAGACCAAGACCAAGTGAAAAAAAAGAAATATTAAGCCTTATATCATATATTAATATTAATAAAATTAAAAATAATATTAATATCAGCTCTTATAACTTAATTAGTAGTTTTGGATTGATTTATAAAAGATACGAACAAATCAAAAGAGAGCAGAATAAAATAGATTTCACAGATATGTTATTTATGTGTTATACCTTATTAAAAGAATACAAGCCATTACAAAATACGTTTGAAAATAAATATGATTATATATTAGTAGATGAAGCACAAGACATGTCATTAATTCAATATGAAATTATAAAACTAATGACATCAAAACATGAAAATTTAATGCTTGTAGCTGATGATGATCAAAGTATTTATGGATTTAGAGGCAGTAATCCAGAAATATTAAAAACCTTTTTATCAGATTATAAAAACGCTGAAACTATGTATCTATCTAAAAATTATCGTTGTACTAAAACTATTGTAAATGTAGCAAAACAATTTATTGAAAAAAATCCAAACAGATTTAAAAAAGATATTAAACCTTATAATAATAAAGAAAGTGAACTTATAATTAAGCATTTTAAAGAAGAAAAAAATCAAAACATGTTTATAGCTAACGAAATAAAACGTAAATATAGTAATGAATTACAAGATACAGCGATTCTCTTTAGGGACTCGCTATCTGCAATACAACTTATTTATTATTTAAATAAATATGATATCCCTTTTTATTGCAATATAAGTGAAATAAAATTTTTTAGACACTTTATAAAAAATGATATAATGGCAGTTATTCTACTTGCATACGATAGAACAAACATTGAATCTCTATATGAAATTTATAATAAAATTAACCTACCTTTTAAAGATAAAGATATAAAAAAAGTTTTTGATCAAAAATATAAAACAGAAGATACATTTAGAGCATTCGAAAGATTAAATGCTTATTATAATAAGGAACAAAAAAATGCAATGAAAAATTTAGAATATCAATTAAATGAACTTTCAAAATTAAATCCAAATGAAGCAATTGACTATTTTCTAAACAACATGAATTACAAAGATTATTTAGCTAATCTATCTAATAAAAGTGGATATGCAAACTCTATATACGCAAGATATATTGATTTGATGAGATTCCTCACAAAAAACGAACCATCTATACGAACTTTCTTGTATAAAATAGGAAACTTACAAATAAATGTGAAAAATTCAAAAGAAAACAAAAATAAACAAGCCGTTACACTAAGTACTTTACACAGTGCTAAAGGACTAGAGTTTAAGAATACATTTATAATTTCTGCTAATAAAAATATAATTCCCTCTATCCCAAGTTTAACTCAATCTAAAAATCCTCAATATAATGCATTAGATGAAGAAAGAAGATTAATGTATGTAGGTCTCACAAGAGCTAAAGAAAACTTATATATACTATCTTATAAACAACCATCTAGATATATAACCGAATTAAAAGATATTATTAATAATATTAAAAATAATTAA
- a CDS encoding flavin reductase family protein: protein MNKAEAKNFRSCLKPMPDILVSCRNNKGEVNALAVGYAGNCSYDPPMVMVGIVPSRYSYHMIKETGEFVVNLVPESLREKYAYLGSTSRRDEDKLVKAGMNYKEGVKVKAPILLDCPVNIECKVVDSIMTGSHEMFIGKVEYIHADEDLLDDNGNIDYSKIDLLKFR, encoded by the coding sequence ATGAATAAAGCAGAAGCAAAGAATTTTAGAAGTTGTTTAAAGCCAATGCCTGATATTTTGGTTTCTTGTAGGAATAATAAAGGCGAAGTTAATGCATTAGCTGTTGGATATGCTGGCAACTGTAGTTATGACCCTCCAATGGTTATGGTAGGGATTGTACCTAGTAGATATTCTTATCATATGATTAAAGAAACTGGTGAATTTGTTGTAAATCTTGTACCAGAAAGCTTAAGAGAAAAATATGCATATCTTGGAAGTACAAGCAGAAGAGATGAAGATAAACTTGTTAAGGCTGGTATGAACTATAAAGAAGGGGTAAAAGTAAAAGCACCAATATTATTAGATTGTCCTGTCAACATTGAATGCAAAGTAGTTGATTCTATAATGACAGGTTCTCATGAAATGTTTATTGGAAAAGTTGAATACATACACGCTGATGAAGATTTACTAGATGATAACGGAAACATTGATTATTCTAAAATTGATTTGTTGAAATTTAGATAG
- a CDS encoding transketolase, whose translation MKKGDNMNKNELNKLKEIANTVRRDCIKIQKIINSGHLGGSLSAVEIMAYLYFYKMNIDNKEPLKKDRDVFVLSKGHASLGYYSVLARRGFFPVEELKTYRQINSRLQGHTEIDSVPGVECSTGSLGQGLSFGLGLALGYKKKNINNKVYVLLGDGEMQEGQIWEALLLQGRLQLDNLIPIIDNNRLQLDDYCENVVGDWKMKEKLKAFKFNVIEVDGNDFNDIDKGFNALKPDKANIIISNTVKGKGISFMENKIEWHSKKMNDEEYKLALQELDNQGGEKDD comes from the coding sequence TTGAAAAAAGGTGATAACATGAATAAAAATGAGTTAAATAAGTTGAAGGAAATAGCTAATACAGTTAGAAGAGACTGCATAAAAATTCAGAAAATTATTAATTCAGGACATCTTGGAGGTTCCCTTTCTGCAGTTGAAATTATGGCATACTTATACTTTTATAAAATGAATATAGATAATAAAGAACCATTAAAAAAAGATAGAGATGTTTTTGTATTAAGTAAAGGTCATGCTTCTTTAGGCTATTATAGTGTTTTAGCTAGAAGAGGTTTCTTTCCCGTTGAAGAACTAAAAACATATAGACAAATTAATTCAAGACTTCAAGGACATACGGAAATAGATAGTGTTCCAGGGGTAGAATGTAGTACTGGCTCGTTAGGGCAAGGTCTTTCATTTGGTCTTGGTTTAGCTTTAGGATATAAAAAGAAAAATATAAATAATAAAGTCTACGTTTTACTTGGGGATGGAGAAATGCAAGAAGGACAAATTTGGGAAGCTTTACTTTTACAAGGACGGTTACAACTAGATAACTTAATACCGATTATAGATAACAACAGGTTGCAATTAGATGATTATTGTGAAAATGTAGTTGGAGACTGGAAAATGAAAGAAAAGCTTAAGGCATTTAAATTTAATGTAATAGAAGTAGATGGAAATGACTTCAATGATATAGATAAAGGTTTTAATGCATTAAAACCAGATAAAGCAAATATTATTATTTCAAACACAGTAAAGGGTAAAGGTATTTCTTTTATGGAAAATAAAATAGAGTGGCATTCAAAGAAGATGAATGACGAGGAATACAAACTAGCCCTCCAAGAGCTTGATAATCAGGGGGGTGAAAAAGATGACTAA
- a CDS encoding PTS ascorbate transporter subunit IIC, which yields MFKVILDILSVPAILVGIISLIGLLLQKKSISDVFKGTIKTILGFLVLGGGAGIAVSALSHFGNMFQEAFNMQGVVPHNEAVVALALEEYGTSTALIMAFGMLVNILFARFTKMKYIFLTGHHTLYMAAMIAVILMVGGLSGFSLVLVGSLVLGFVMAFFPAIAQPTMRKITGTDDVAFAHFGTVGYVLSAWVGKLVGKNSKSTEEMNFPKSLGFLRDSSVAVALTMAIFYVIVAIAAGPEYVHGLSGGQNFILFAIIQAITFAGGVYVILAGVRLILAEIVPAFKGISEKLVPDAKPALDCPVVFPYAPNAVLIGFLSSFLGGIVGMLILIALKSTIILPGVVPHFFCGATAGVFGNATGGKKGAFFGSFAHGLLITFLPVLLMPVLGDLGFANTTFSDADFGVVGIILGNIVKLFAQ from the coding sequence ATGTTTAAAGTTATTCTTGATATTCTTAGTGTTCCAGCTATATTAGTTGGTATTATATCGTTAATTGGGTTATTGCTTCAAAAGAAATCCATTTCAGATGTGTTTAAAGGAACTATAAAAACAATACTAGGATTCTTAGTTCTTGGTGGAGGTGCTGGAATAGCAGTATCAGCATTAAGTCATTTTGGAAATATGTTTCAGGAAGCATTCAATATGCAAGGAGTAGTTCCTCATAATGAAGCTGTAGTAGCTTTAGCTTTAGAAGAATATGGTACTAGTACAGCTCTTATTATGGCCTTTGGTATGTTAGTAAACATTTTATTTGCTAGATTCACTAAGATGAAATATATTTTCCTAACTGGACACCATACCCTTTATATGGCTGCAATGATAGCTGTTATTCTTATGGTAGGTGGATTAAGTGGTTTTTCACTTGTTCTTGTAGGTTCTTTAGTATTGGGATTTGTTATGGCATTCTTCCCTGCTATAGCTCAACCTACTATGAGAAAGATAACAGGTACAGATGATGTAGCATTTGCTCACTTTGGTACAGTTGGATATGTATTATCTGCATGGGTAGGAAAATTAGTAGGAAAAAATTCCAAATCTACTGAAGAAATGAATTTTCCAAAGAGTTTAGGATTTTTACGTGATAGCTCAGTTGCAGTTGCATTGACTATGGCAATATTTTATGTAATAGTAGCAATCGCAGCAGGACCTGAATATGTACATGGATTAAGTGGTGGACAAAACTTTATATTATTTGCTATAATTCAAGCTATCACCTTTGCAGGTGGGGTATATGTTATATTAGCTGGTGTACGTTTAATTTTAGCTGAAATAGTACCTGCATTTAAAGGTATATCTGAAAAGCTTGTTCCAGACGCAAAGCCAGCACTAGATTGTCCGGTTGTATTCCCTTATGCACCAAATGCAGTGTTAATTGGATTCTTATCAAGTTTCTTAGGTGGAATAGTAGGTATGTTAATACTAATAGCACTTAAATCTACTATTATATTACCGGGTGTTGTACCTCACTTCTTCTGTGGAGCTACAGCTGGAGTATTTGGTAATGCAACAGGAGGTAAAAAAGGAGCATTCTTTGGTTCATTTGCACATGGTTTATTAATTACATTCCTACCTGTTTTATTAATGCCAGTATTAGGTGATTTAGGTTTTGCAAATACAACATTTAGTGATGCAGACTTTGGTGTAGTAGGTATTATATTAGGTAATATTGTTAAGCTATTTGCTCAGTAA
- a CDS encoding transketolase family protein, which yields MTKIMAPRDMHGKVLEELGEENDKIFVLSGDLAAATKVVYFGRKFPDRFLNVGIAEQNMIGIAAGLARVGFIPIVSTFACFAPGRTYDQIRQVIAYSNANVKIMSTHPGLAIGMDGAIHQSLDDIDLMRELPNLVVLAPSDEISTKKAIIKAIEHNGPVYVRIGRKECPTHFSEDKEFEIGKGYTLKGGNDITFMAHGSMVDIMYKAAVEMEKMGVSVRVIEMPSIKPIDKELILKAATETKGIVTGEDHFLYGGLYSAVCEVVSSKIPCIVKGVAVNDTFGESGKPDELYKKYGLTKENVIEKAKEILNI from the coding sequence ATGACTAAAATCATGGCACCAAGGGATATGCACGGTAAAGTATTAGAAGAATTAGGAGAAGAAAATGATAAAATATTTGTTTTAAGTGGTGATTTAGCTGCAGCTACAAAAGTAGTATATTTTGGAAGAAAATTTCCAGATAGATTTTTAAATGTAGGGATAGCTGAACAAAATATGATCGGAATAGCAGCTGGATTGGCAAGGGTAGGATTTATACCTATAGTAAGTACTTTTGCTTGCTTTGCTCCAGGAAGAACATATGACCAAATTAGACAGGTAATTGCATACTCTAATGCAAATGTAAAAATAATGTCCACCCATCCAGGCTTAGCAATAGGTATGGATGGAGCTATACACCAAAGTTTAGATGACATAGATCTTATGAGAGAATTACCCAATTTAGTAGTTTTAGCTCCTTCAGATGAAATATCTACTAAAAAAGCTATAATTAAAGCTATAGAACATAATGGACCAGTATATGTGAGGATTGGCAGAAAAGAGTGTCCTACTCATTTTTCGGAAGATAAGGAATTTGAAATAGGTAAAGGGTATACTTTAAAAGGAGGTAATGATATTACTTTCATGGCTCACGGTTCGATGGTAGATATTATGTATAAAGCAGCTGTTGAAATGGAAAAAATGGGGGTTAGTGTAAGGGTAATAGAAATGCCAAGTATAAAACCTATTGACAAGGAGTTAATATTAAAAGCAGCTACAGAAACTAAAGGAATAGTTACAGGAGAAGACCATTTCTTATATGGAGGTCTTTATAGTGCAGTGTGTGAGGTAGTATCTTCAAAGATACCATGTATTGTAAAAGGAGTAGCTGTTAATGATACTTTTGGAGAGTCTGGAAAGCCAGATGAGTTATATAAGAAATATGGATTGACTAAAGAAAATGTTATTGAGAAGGCAAAGGAAATATTAAATATTTAA